The following coding sequences lie in one Halomonas sp. Bachu 37 genomic window:
- a CDS encoding ribbon-helix-helix domain-containing protein produces the protein MTITKPKAKPTQAADSFISGAPDSDPQTKGVRKGNKRQISLTITPALLNRVDELAGELGQSRAAIINMAIYRAVEHGLIKE, from the coding sequence ATGACGATTACGAAGCCCAAGGCAAAGCCTACGCAGGCCGCTGACTCATTTATTTCCGGTGCGCCTGATTCAGACCCTCAAACCAAGGGGGTACGCAAGGGCAATAAGAGGCAAATCAGCTTGACGATCACACCAGCATTGCTGAATCGAGTCGACGAGCTAGCAGGCGAGCTTGGCCAATCCCGCGCTGCGATCATCAATATGGCGATTTATCGTGCTGTCGAGCACGGCTTGATCAAAGAATAA
- a CDS encoding replication initiator protein A: MHKSRVTEEEEIFINQHARPGESFDHAYERLVGFRDSKGKGRNSREKGSVIKRSALAPDRYAQKSFFVADILDANPKADTASLEHPLFALRAGDRKVRHYQHNDTLIEVRPGIKGLATIHDKDVWIYCISQLIEAMNRGRENISRTVRFIAYDFMVTTNRRTDGDSYKRMGESLERLSESRIVTNIETDKKRERAGFGLIDSWHVVERDHDNRMVAVEVTLPEWLYRSVTARHVLTLSRDYFRLRKPLDRRIYELARKHCGSQPKWRVKMTTLHTKSGSQDKLYKFRAAMKVLAATNELPDYRMTIDTNNDMVIFYARGAKGGKAQMHDIKAGLIE, translated from the coding sequence ATGCATAAAAGCAGAGTGACGGAAGAAGAGGAAATCTTCATAAATCAGCATGCCCGGCCGGGGGAAAGTTTTGATCACGCGTACGAGCGCCTTGTAGGTTTCCGAGACTCCAAAGGCAAAGGGAGAAACTCCAGAGAAAAAGGCTCTGTAATTAAACGTTCTGCTTTGGCACCTGATCGATATGCACAGAAAAGTTTCTTTGTGGCAGATATTCTTGATGCAAACCCAAAGGCTGACACGGCGAGCCTGGAGCATCCTCTATTCGCTTTGCGAGCTGGTGATCGAAAGGTCAGGCATTATCAACATAACGATACCTTGATAGAGGTCCGGCCCGGCATCAAAGGCTTGGCAACAATCCATGATAAAGATGTTTGGATCTATTGTATTAGTCAGCTCATCGAAGCTATGAACAGGGGGCGAGAAAATATCAGTCGCACAGTGCGTTTTATAGCTTACGACTTCATGGTGACAACAAACCGCCGTACTGATGGTGATAGTTATAAGCGCATGGGAGAGTCACTGGAGCGTCTATCTGAATCTCGAATTGTGACTAATATAGAAACTGATAAAAAGCGTGAGAGAGCCGGTTTTGGTTTAATCGATTCATGGCATGTGGTTGAGCGTGATCACGATAACCGTATGGTTGCTGTTGAGGTGACACTTCCTGAATGGCTATATCGCTCTGTGACAGCTAGGCATGTACTTACTCTCAGCCGAGATTACTTTCGATTACGCAAACCTCTCGACCGGCGCATTTATGAGTTGGCTCGCAAACATTGCGGTAGTCAACCCAAGTGGCGCGTCAAGATGACTACTCTCCATACCAAGAGTGGGAGCCAGGATAAACTTTATAAGTTTCGTGCTGCCATGAAAGTATTAGCTGCCACGAATGAGCTTCCCGACTACCGCATGACAATCGATACTAATAACGAC